The genomic stretch GCGCCTCTTGCCGCCCTAATGCCCCCGGCAGAGCGAGGAAAGCCATTTTGCAGCTAAAGCCGATCGGCGGTTTCCGCCTCGACAAGGAACTCGACCGGCATTGGCTGGCCTGGATGCTCGTGGCCTGGGCGTGCGTCGTCGCGTGGTTCCTGGTCCAGCGGCAGGGCAACATCCATTGGCTGGTGCTCAGCGACACCGACGACAATATGCGGCTGATGCAGGTCCGTGCGCTGCTCGCCGGACAGGGCTGGTATGATCTGCGCCAATATCGGCTCGATCCCGCGCTGGGCGGGTTCGACATCCACTGGTCGCGCTTTGTCGACTTGCCGATCGCCGGGCTGATCCTGCTGCTCAAGCCGTTTATCGGGACCGCGGCGGCGGAGAAATGGGCATGCGGGATCGCGCCGCTGCTGCCGCTCGCGATCACGATGAGCGGGCTGTCGCTCACCGTAAGGCGGCTGGTCGCGCCGTTCAGCTGGCCGCTGGCGATCATCGTGCTGCTCGGCTGCGCCTCGACGCTGATGATGTACGCGCCGATGCGGATCGACCATCATGGCTGGCAGCTCGCCTGCCTCGCGATGACCGTCGCGGGGATGGCCGATCCGGCGCGGGCGCGCGGCGGCGCGGTGGTGGGCATCGCCAGCGCGCTGTCGCTGACGATCGGGCTGGAGATGCTGCCCTATTGCGCGATGGCGGGAGCGATCCTCGCACTGCGCTGGGTATGGGATGCGGGCGATGCCGCGCGGCTGCGCGCCTATGGGCTGACGCTCGCGGGCGGATCGGCGCTGGGCTTCGCGATCTTCGCGTCGAACGCGAACCAGGTGCTGCGCTGCGACGCGCTGACGCCGGTGTGGCTGAGCGTGATGGTGGTGGCGGGGGCGCTGCTGTTCGCGCTGTCGCTGGCGCCGCTGCGTTCGCGCTGGGTGCGGCTGGCGCTGGCGGGAGCGGCGGGCGCTGTGATCGTCGCGGGGTTCGTGCTGCTCTTCCCGCAATGCCTGGGGCGCCCCGAACAAGTCTCCGACGAGCTCGCGCAGACCTGGCTGAACAATGTCCGCGAGGCGCGTCCGATATATCGCCAACCACTCAAAACCGCTTTTCCAATCGCGGTGCTGCCGGTCATCGGCATCCTTGGCGCTTTGGTGGCGACGTGGCGCGCGCGGGGCAGCGCGAGTGCCGTTGTGTGGGCAACGATCGCCTTGTTCACCGCCTTCGCCGCCGCGATGCTGCTCTGGCAGATCCGGGCCGGACCCGCCGCGCAGATGCTGAGCGTACCGGGCGCCGTCGCGCTGGTATGGGTCGTCGTGCCATGGTTCCTCGGGCGCAAATGGATGCTGGTCCGCGTGCTGGGCTCGGCGGCGGCGTTCCTGCTCGTCTCGGGGCTCTTCGCCGGGCTCGCCCTCCCCT from Sphingomonas hengshuiensis encodes the following:
- a CDS encoding AcrB/AcrD/AcrF family protein, whose product is MLVAWACVVAWFLVQRQGNIHWLVLSDTDDNMRLMQVRALLAGQGWYDLRQYRLDPALGGFDIHWSRFVDLPIAGLILLLKPFIGTAAAEKWACGIAPLLPLAITMSGLSLTVRRLVAPFSWPLAIIVLLGCASTLMMYAPMRIDHHGWQLACLAMTVAGMADPARARGGAVVGIASALSLTIGLEMLPYCAMAGAILALRWVWDAGDAARLRAYGLTLAGGSALGFAIFASNANQVLRCDALTPVWLSVMVVAGALLFALSLAPLRSRWVRLALAGAAGAVIVAGFVLLFPQCLGRPEQVSDELAQTWLNNVREARPIYRQPLKTAFPIAVLPVIGILGALVATWRARGSASAVVWATIALFTAFAAAMLLWQIRAGPAAQMLSVPGAVALVWVVVPWFLGRKWMLVRVLGSAAAFLLVSGLFAGLALPYLPVAKGGKGGGTPDKVAKANSACARMSSLRPLNAFAPATMFTHVDLGPRLIVLTHHNGVAGPYHRNGAAILDVHHAFTGPASGFRAIAARHKATYLLTCPDMSETTVYRARAPQGFFGQLYRGQVPRWLEPMPLPANSPLRLWRIRYDLPNDPRSDRAPVSPKPPAPRPARP